The following nucleotide sequence is from Drosophila kikkawai strain 14028-0561.14 chromosome 2L, DkikHiC1v2, whole genome shotgun sequence.
gcctggagcaggagcagaagccgCTGCCGAAGGCTTCTTGAGTATGGGTTGTATGATCAGTTCGTCGGCCTCCTCGTATGGCGGAGGCAGTTTGGCCGCATCTGCCGCATTCGTGATGGTCAGGGAGATGCGCGACTCGGAGCGCTCGGAACGCTCGCTGCTGGTGCTCGCTCCGCTGCTTATCGGCGGCGCTATGGTTATCGTTGTCTGACTTGGCAGATTGGCGGCCAAGCCGGCAGCAGAAGAGCTGCCCGATCCCCCGGAGGCATTCAGCGGCGTCAGGGTTACCTTGTCTTGTTGGTGGTCCCCTCCAGACAGGGGTGCCGGGGTCGAGCTGCTGGAGCTACTTCCGCCCCGCAGACTCTTCTCGATGCTGCTCATGCTGGCTCCCAGGTTGAGAGGCAGTCCGGCAGCCATGGCTGCAGCGGCCAGCTCCTCCTTGGTGGGATGCATTTCACTGCGCGATCGCTTGgacttttgctgctgctgctgctggtgctgttgcTCGGCATCCAGGGCGGCAGCGTAGGCGGCCGCCGCGGCATTCGCCGAACTGGAGGCGGAAGACGATGCCGAGGACGTGGGTATCAACGAGATGCCCGATCCCAGGCCCAGAGTCTTGGTATAGTAATCCATTTGCTGTTTGAAGGCGTCCTGTTCGCGCTGTCGCTTCGATGAAGAGCTGCTGCCCGACGAACCGCCTCCTCCACTTGATCCTCCGGCTGAGCCTCCTGTGAGTCCCGCCAAACTGGCCAGAGAGCCAGGACCACTCAGCGGCAGGGATCCTCCGGCAGCGGCCATTGCTTGGGCGGCCATTTCGGCCAGGAAGGCCTGTGAAAAGTCACTGGACATGCCCGGGATTTGTGGCAGTTGGGCTGCCGCCGcggcagctgccgctgctgctgctgcagcagctgccgaCGCCGATGACGACGATTTGGAGTTCTTGCTGGAGGCTGAGGATGACCCGCCAGCATTGGAGCTGGATGATGTCGAGGGCATTTTGCCCTGCGAGAATGCCTGCAGGGCGGCCAAATCCGTGGGCAGGGCACCGCGTGCGAGGCTCTCGAACCACTTTTGCTGCTCCTTGGCCTGGGCATTCGCCTCGTTCacctgctgctggctgctgctgctgctgctcctcttgctgccgctgctggcgGCACTGCTCGAGGAAGCGCCGCCCGCGGTACCCGGCAGCGGTGGCATGCCCAAGGAGCTCATGAGGCGCGTGGCTTGTGCCAAGTCCATGTTGCTCATCCGGCTCAGCGACTCGAGCAAGTGGGGATCCGCACCTGGCATAAGCAGGCTGCTCAACTGCGCCATGTCCGCCGCTGTGGGCGTCGTCTGGGCTTGGCTTCTGCTGCTCGACGACTGCCTACCCCGGCCCGACGATGAGGACGAAGGTGTGGTTACTGTGCTggcaccgccgccgcccatGCTGGCCATGGCATTCATGAGGCTGGCCGCGGCCGAGGCTGAGGCCGAGGCATTCCTCGACTGGCTCGACTTGGACGACTGCGACTGGTGAGACTTGGACTGCGTGGAGCTGGTGTTGGAGGCAGACGAAGTGGCGCCACCGTTCAGCAGGTTATACTGCTGCGCCAGCTGGTCGTAGGCGGAGCCCAGACCGCTGGAGCCCAGGGAGTACGGATTGAGTCCGCCCAGGCCCATGGGTGGGTACAGCAGCGAGGGATTGGGGAAAAGGAACGGGAAGCCGGCGGCCAGTTGCTGCGATGCAGATGCGGCTGCATTCTTGCCTCCGCCTCCACCGCCGCCGTTACCGCCTCCTCCCGATGATCCGCCACCGCTACTGGCACTTATGGCCGCCGCCAGCTGAGCAGCTTCATTTtgcgcctgctgctgggcagctgccgctgccgctgcctgctgctgctgctgttgttgctgctgctgctgttgcttcttcTTGCTGGCCGAGGAGGATGAGGCGGCCGACGACGACTGCCCTTGACTCTTGCCGGAACCCGCTCCGCCGGCTGAACCCGTCAAACCGCCAAGAGTTGGCCCGGCAGCAGCCATGAGCGCAGCCAGCGACTGGGTGTCCATCCCAGCTAAGTTGCCCAAACCTCCCATGCCCGCCAGACTGGCGAACAGGTTCATGTTGTTCAGGTTGCCGAGTCCCGGGATATTGCCCATGCCGGGCATGCCGCCAAAGGACATGGACAGCAACGGGTTCTTGGGATCGAAGGCAGCCAGTGGATTCTTCGGATCAAAGGCGCCCAGTCCCGGAAGATTGGCCAACAGGCTGGGATTCAGGCCAGCCAGCGAGCCAAATTGTAGGGCCGCCTGATCTAGAGCCGCGGCAGCTGCCGTTTGCTGGTTTCGTGACGACTTCTTTGATGATCCTCCTCCCGCCGGCGACTGAGCGGCGGCGGaagattgctgctgctgttgctgctgttgggtatgcgacgaggaggaggcgtTACTCGAGTTGGACGAGGGGCGACCGCCATGGGACTTGACCGCCGGCGAACCGTAGCTACTGTCCATGGAAGAGGATGCGGGCTTGGGCGAGGGTGCCGACATGGGATTCTGCATCTGCTCCAGCCACTTGGGATCCACCTCATAGTTGGGATTCTCCGTGAGCCTGAAAGGTGGGTTAAGAGTTAAGCGACTATGCCTACAGGTTGGCTTTCCTAGACTCACCATTGCATGAGGCGCTTGAGCTGCGGCGCCTTGTTGCCGCCCAAACGCTTGCCCGTCTGCTTGTTGATCACGGGCACGGGCTCCTCTCCCGTTAGATTCTGTGGCCCAGCGGCCATTgagtgttgctgctgctgctgttgttgctgctgctgttgttgtttctgcaTCTGCGAGGCACTCGAGCTGCTCTGCTGACGATTGGAGCGCCGACTGTTCGAGCCACTTgctccaccaccgccgccgccgccgacgtAGTCAATGCTGAGCTGGTCGCCCAGGGGACTGGTCATGTCCGACAGCCACTTGTTTACCTTTACGTCGTGCGGCGAGTTGGTGGCGGCTGCGGAGGAGAACTTGGGACTGAGCTTCATGGCCTGCTCCATTTCGGCCAGCATATTCTCGTAGGCCTTGCGCTGGGCGGGCGGCAGGAACTGCATCATCTTCTGTTGTTGCTTGAGGAACGTCTGCGGATCGGTGGCCATGGTCTGGGCCAGCAGGGCGTTTAAGCTGTCCTTGGAGGAGAGGCCGCCCATGGCCATGTTCTGCAGGGCGCTCaggccgctgccgccgccgctgctgctgccgctggccGATGAGCTTCCGCCGGCGCCGGTTCCGCCGCTTTTGGATTCTGCAAAGAAAGATGGAAATAGACACTCGAGATTAGTCAAGAACTCTTTGGGAAGGGCTGCCCGTCCTCGGGCGGCGGGGTTAGTAAAAAGTAAAAGCGCAGAGACTCCAACTCACTTCCGGGCACTGTGGTCACAGTGATGGTGAATGGTTTCTGATTCAATTGCTGCTGGCTCGCCGAGGACTGCAGATTGGCCGGCGTCACCGAGACGCTGGGCGGTATCTGTGGCTTCTTCGACGACGAAGACGACGAGGGCAGCGAGGGATCGGGGAAGGTCTTCTGCTCCTTGGCAGCCGATAAGCCCAGCACAATCTCGTCTAGCTTCTTGCGCTTCTTCTCCTTGCCAATCACGGGTTCTTCGATGGTCTAAAGtaaggaaagaaaagaaaagaggaaaaagagtgttaaatcaaagttttcccatttttaactttattgcaaacaaataaagtacattttttaagctttactTACACAATTGTTCTTCTTCATGAGCTTGTTGAGCGTGTCATCCAGCTTGCTCTTGCTGCCGCCCATCGAAGGGAAGGCGGAGCTCAGAGCCGCATGCACACTGGACTTCTTGGAGGGCATGGAGAAGTCCTGCACCTCACTCAAGTCAATGGCTCCGGCACTGGAGGCCGACTTTAGCATCTCCGTCATGTTCATCTTGGGCAGGCTGCTGCGGGTAAAAGGTTTACAGAAATTAATATGACTTCTTGGCCAGCATCTCCTAGCGTGACATGACACCCACCTTGAGGATAAATCCATGGGTGCGCCCATCGAGGGCGGTGGCGTCTTAAGCGCCGGCACAGCTGGCTTGCTAAACTGTCCCGAGGATTGGCGCGACAGCGAGGCATGTTGGTGCGCCGGCGGCGGTTGCATGCCACTCAGGGCAGCCGAAGAAGAGCTGCCGCCGCGTCCGCGACCAGAGGAACCGCCTCCAGTCAAGGCCTCCATATTGGCAATCTCACTCTCCCAGTCCTTGGGAGCCactgaaaaagaaagaaacattATATATCCCTATTCGATGATCACATTCCCGGCAGCACACTTACTTGTCGAGCTGTTGAGCAAAGCGTGGAGCTTAGCCCTTTCCGTTTCCACATCGATGGCAATGTGTCGCTTGCGCTTCTTGCCCACTCCCGACCCGCCACCGGCATTGGGCACATTTAGGCCACCACCGAGGCCGGCTGACGAGGCCGATGAGACGCCACTTGCCGCACTCAGCGACATACCCGGCAGCAACGAGGACAATGAGGTGGCATTGCCAccggctgcggctgctgccaCGGCAGCAGCCACTGCAGCATTGATGCTGTTGGCATCCAAACCGGGCAAAGTGGGTGTGGACTTCGACTGGCTGCCAGCCCCCTGGGAGGCGGCGGAGGAAGATGCCGAACTAGCGGCCACCTGTTGCATCTGCGAAGCCTGCAGATGCTTCGTTACACCCTGATCGGTGGTGATTGTAATTACATCGGGGGTTGTCGAGCGACGCTCCAGGCTGCTCAGATGGGGAATGGACTCATGGAGGGCGATACTCAGGTCTGTGACGCCTGCCTTGCAACCGGCAAAGGCACTGTACTTGATGTCCACCGGCCACTTGCCACCCTCCACACAGGCCACAATGTGGGCAATGCGGCGTTCCAGGGCAAAGTCCTTGAACCAGCGGATCATGCACATCTCCAGCTTGGGCTTCTCCAACTTTTGTTGCTTTACGGCCGCCGGTTGGATGACCTCCAGATCGGGGAAGCGGGCCTTGAGCTCGGCCGCCTGCTTCTTGCACTCCTCCTCGACagccttctccttctccttcatCACCTCGTCGTCATCGGGATCGGTGGGTCCAGCCACCAAATCAAGAATCTCCTGATCGTTGGCTGGCTTTTTCTTGGGAGAAACAACTGTCTCGGCTTCTGATGCTGCTGATTCAGGTTTCTCCTCCTTGTCCTTGCCCTTTGTGTCTGCCTCCTTGGAGTCTTCTTTAGATTCTTCTTCTGGCTTCTCTTCGTCAGTCTTTGTCGCACCCTTGTCTGCTTCGGCTTCCTTTTCCGGGGATTCCTCCGATTTCTCAGTTGACTCCGTCTCTTCCACTTTAGTGGCGGCTTCGTCAACGTCCATTTTAGAGGTCTCTTCGTCAGCAGGAGCAGCTTCTGCTGGCTTCTCCTCTCCCGAAGATTTCTTCTCCTCGGTTTCAGCAGTCGGTTTCTCGGGGGAGACAACTGTGGCTTCCTCGTCCTTCTTTTCGCCATTTTCAGATATGGCTGGCTGCTCCTCCTCAACCTCCATTTTGTCGTCGCTGGTCTTGGGTTCTCCCTCGGCCTCTGAATCAATCTTCTTGTCAGCCTCAGCAGTGGCCAGCACAGGCACTTTGTCGGCTTCAGCTTCATCTTCTTTATCAGAGACTTCGGCTTTGACttgctcctcctcttccttgACGACCTTGTCCGCCGCCTGCTCTTCAGCTTCAGTTTCAATCTTTGCCGGCTCTTCATTCTCCTCCTGCGACTTCTTCTCGGCATCTTCCGCGTCCTTTTTCTCAGGACTTGCTTCAGCCTTAACCTCATCCTTCAGGGGAGTAGTAGCCGGGGTGGCCTCCTTCTTGATGACACTATCATCGGTCATGAGTTCATCGTCAAGATCTATCACCTCGTTCTTGACTGCTGCAGTcttctctgctgctgctactgctgctgccttcTCTGCGGCGGCCGCCTTTTCAGCTGCTGCCAACTTCTCTGCCTTTTCGGCATTGAAAGCTTCCAGCTTGATGGTACGCTGGATTTGTGCCTCCAGTTCGCGGATGAAACGCCTCTCCGATTCGCCAAAACTAAAGTTTGGATCGTTGAAGATGAAGGTTTCAGAGCGATAGAGTCCGTGCTTGAGGACAGCTGTGATTAGTTCCTTGTCGTGGCGTCCTGCCTCCCACCAGTCGGGAGTATCCGCATTCATGGTGCACAGTTTGAGGCGCTCCTCAAGGTGGGGATTTCGTGCCACTTCCCTCAGCTTGGCCAACAATTCCAGGCGATCCAATATGAGCTTGGCGTGCTCCTTATCAATCTCCTCAATGATTCCCTCTAGACCGCGCTCTGACTCCGCAAGCTTCATGCCCGCCTGTCGCTTGCACATGGCCACAAAGACCTTGTAGTAGTCTGTCAAGGTTTCGTCGCTCTTTCGCTCCAAGTGAGCCATCTGCTTGAACTTGGTCCAGTCGggactgccgccgccgccagagACACCGCCCATGGTGGACTGATGCAAGTCAATGCCGTAGCCAGTGAGAACACGGAGGAATTCGTACTCCTCGCGACGATTCCACTTCTTGGGTATGAGCTGCAGGCGCTGGGACTCGCGCTCCTTGGCCGCCAGCTCCATCTTGCCCTGCCGCTCCATTTTCTGCAAGAAGAGCGAATAAATTGGATGGCAAattagtaaaaaatataaataattggaTTAGCGAAAGTTTATCTTTTGATGAAGGTGTCAATTGATAGTTATTTGTGTTTGGCTAGGTGAGACATCATCATTGTACATATATGTTTCGTATTAGTGTTGATTGGAGATTGGGATTCGAATAGGTAGATAACTTTATAGGTCTCTTGTAAGTCACCCATTTacgaaatattaaaatactttaCTTGCTACTACATATGCATGACTCAATAGATTACGCTGATGCCTGATCCGTTCACAATAACAATTCCCAGTAAATTAACTTTAAGACCAGAGATAAGATAATTCCAACAAACTACGTCGCACACCaagtgctttttttttttatcaatagTACtccaaaaaacaatataagATATTATAGGAAAAAACATGAAATAGGTCAGTTAATATATAGTTAAGGGACCTTCAGCTACCTATGATATTAGGCATTTTAACCATGTTTTTCCTCAACTAAAAATCCAATCTCTACAATTTCTTGATTGACTCTCTTTATCGTCAATGTTTATCTATTAATACAGACAAGTTATCACATAGAATTAGTTAAAAACAATTGACTGAGAGCTGCACACCAATTGTCCCTATTTTCCTCCCTGGACATCCCCCTTGAGTAcatagctatatatatatgtatgtgtataccATTTCCACAATAAGTACATGAACCCGGGGAGAGAGAACACCCCTTTGGGCGATGGACGACGATGTGTGATTGTGTGTGCATTTTGCAAGTGCAAATTCATTACGAATATTTACACAATTTTGTGCTGggaaaaaagaattaaaaagcGTCCACCAGGAGTAACAGCAGCACCCTTCCCTGCTGGAGCGTAATGCGAGACTCGAAACAGGGGGTGGGATGGATGGGATCACCCTCGTGGCATGGTTGGTGGTGACGCTGCTGCAGGGGTGGTGGCctcatcaccatcaccatcatcatcatctcctCTTTGTGTACGTAAGTCAgacgactgactgactgactatTACAGCCTTCCGAATTACAAACGAATTTTTGCGAAACGAAAGACAAAATGCGAATGGCGAAAGCAAAATGAAACGACGAGGGGGGGCGAGACGAGACAATGGCGTGTAGCAAAGAGAGCGGCGAGAGCAGAACAACTGGAACTggaaatacaataaaatcataataataaaagtaaaaaatccATTTTACACCCCTAATAACGCTCCCGAGGACAGAGGCCAAAGGGCGGACAGGAGTCCTTGTTGGCGGCTGGTGGGAAATAGAGACACGGCGCAGCAATGAGCACGGGGCACAAGTACACGCCGCACTAAGCAAATGGCTACGAACCCCGGACAAGGAGGCGCACgaaacggagacggagacaAACAAATGAATCCAGTGAGACCAATTGCACGCGCCGCAGCTAAAAAGGACCTCCTCCGAAACACCCAAATAGCCACCCACATCCCACTTCACACactcgtgtgtgtgtctgttcTCTTCTCCGTGCCCCGTTTTGTACATGTTTGTTTGCTTGCTTGCTTGTATACTCTCCTACAGTTAgttatgataataataatgggGGCCAAGAAGAAGGAGGAAGAATAGGAGGAGCTACGAGGAACGAAACCAAAGCCATCGCAAATACACAAAATTGCATGAAAGCCTGAATGTCGTAAGGGGACTGTCATAGTGGACGAAAAAACATGGCAGCACAGTGAAATGGGAATACCCTCGGAGCCCGATATTATAGTTTCCTCTAAGGCACATAAGTGTATATGGGTATTATaattactatttattattattaattataatggtTGAAAATGTCCACTGATTGAAATGTTTAGTGTATTTGCTTGTACTTTGCAGGCAAAGCAGAAAATGCAAAAGGAGAGCCGATCCTTCGATATTTTAGTGAAACTAGACAGTCTCTTGCaatattaacttatttttctctctAATATTGATCTATAATGAGTGCAAAATAACTAAGAtctacatttaattttcaagtaaaatgtaaataaattaaagacaGTAACAATAAGCAGTTATCACATGCTTTTTACTTCGGCTTTCAGTCAAAAAGTATTCACAAAATAAAAGGGTTACAACCGGCATAATTGTTAGGCGAATCGGGGTAAAAAGTTGCGAAATAAACCCAACAACAAACCCAACAGATAGCTTCACCCCATAAAAtaagcacaaaaaaacaataaacccCCTTTTTACGGACTGCAAGTACGACATACGAGCACCACGACAAAGACGCATGATGTCGAGTTCTCGTATAATTGTAGCATGAAATCAAACCACAAAACTAAATGCAATCCTGGTGAATGCGCAGTGTTTGCTGCATGTGCCGGATACGGGATGACGTCGAGTGTTGAGACTCTAATCCTTTTGGCAtagaaaaatcataaaaaaaaaggatgccaAGTGGGCGCGCAGGTTGGCAACCCTGCTGTCTGCCGTGCCGTGTTCCCAGTGTCcgctctccttctccttgttCCTCTGGTTCCCTGtttctgttctgttctgtttATACGGCTAACGGCTTTTTTACCACTACCCCAACCCCCACAGACGACGCCGAACGATGGCCACAACGAAATCCAAAAAGGgggacaaacaaaaacaaacgacAAAAGCAACGGCGAGCGCAGCGCCATAAGATAAAGAGACCCGAGACCTCTCCATACGTACTATCTTCCCATCTGACTATCTCGCTCTGGCCGCATTCACACGATACAAGTGCGAGCCAACTCGAGCGATTGATTATGATTATTAGTAGGAGAAACCGATGACTACACCAGGCGATGGCTTCCACAGTGACTTCGTTCGTCGTCTTGGAACTGCCAGCCAAAGGTGAGGATGGGGCAAGGAGAGACGAATACAGGGACAGAGAGTAAAAGgtagagagaaaaaaagaaggggAGGGAGCAGAGCTCAGTAAGCAGCCGCGGAAAAACGAATTTAAATGAGCGGCATAACAGCCGCTTCTCGAacagcaacaaacaaaaaaacagatAAAACACGAGTACGTTGCACAGTGTCGGTCATAACAGTATGTAGAGCGACAGCCGGTTATCGGATAATTGATTAAACACTGAAGTTACTTGTGgggtttttgatttttaataaatgagAAAATTAGAGTAATATGCTcatccattttttttttcaatttggtAACTCAAGCTCTTTTATTCTGGGACATCTAggcggacatggctagatggACTAACTTACTAATTTGTTACTTTCCTACACTGTAAGTACCCGGACATTTCGACTttaattgtaatatattttgacCCTTGCACTTGGTGTCTATTATTTTAACCGCAGGTGTCTGCCATCGTCTTGTGCTTCTGCttgctcctcttcctcctttGGTAGCTACACATGCTACCACCCCCTTTGGGGGAGCGTGTAAAGTGGCAAACGACAGCGTCGCCGCTCATGTGAAATCTATAGgcataaatttattgttttgtattttcgCTCGCTGCACAACCCGTGAGCGAGATGGAGATATGACCCCACTGCCCCCTCTTCTCTCGCTCGTTGGCTCCAACAACTTGAGTCTCGTTTACTTTTTCTTCTTGATTTGActctccacacacacacagtcacacacacattctttGCATATTCTGCTCTCTTCTTGCACTCTTGCATTCTCGTTTTAATTAAGAGATATGGGGATACTAATATTGGTATTGGAATTGTCATTGCTTTTTGCATTACCTCCAAATAAATGCCATTTCCATTGCTTAATGTGGTTGGCATCGTGGCTGTTGTCGCTGTAGTTGTTGCTGTCGCAGCTGCAATTTGCGAGGATTTATTGAGATGCTCACAAAAGGCGGAGAAGCTGCTAAAGTCCATGGGTTTAATAAcctccattttatttaattatttactttttttgacAACAAACACTATAAAACACTATAAAATATCACAGTCGCAGTGTAGAAATCGAAGCCTTGTGGTTTCCGTCACGATTATTGATTTCAATTAAGCACTAATTATCATTCATTGCGCCCCCAATGACAACTATTTTGCACCTAGttgctgtggttgttgttgcctcggCAATTACATTATTCCGATTCCATTTCCAATACCATTCCGTCGTTTTGACTATCACTCCCACTCGCTCGCTCCCATTATTCTCGCGATTTATCGCGCGCCCGCTTCTCGTCTCTAGTCCGCTCTCGCTCGGCACCACACTTGGACTTTTTACAACTTTACACCGCGGCGCTCAAACAAATAATGAGCGGAGCGCATTGCGGACTAAAATACAAGAAACACTCCTcatcacacacacaggcacaacGCGACggcgacagcggcagcagctaaAATCGAATGCGAATCAGGCAGCGCAAGAGAGACTCAAAAGAGTGGCAGAGGCAGGAGCGGAAGCGAGAGGCAGAGGAGAAGGGAAACCAAACAATCGTGAGATTAAGCCAAACGCCGTTTTGGGTGAATGTGAATATGAATGAGATGGGCTAAAAACTGAGACTTGAGACCGATACCGATACCGATGCGGACCGAGGAGCCTCAGACTGAGGTGAATGAGCGTCACTTGCAACAgagaccgagagagagagcgagagcctTCGAGCGAGAGAGCCGGGCTCAAAAGAGAGAGAACGGGACATTAAATGTGACTGAGTAAGTGTGCACTGGATGGACGAGTTGAAGAAGAAGCAccagcggcggtggcggcggcggcaggcaCATTGTGTCAACTCGGGTAATGTAAGCAAAGAAGAAGCACCAGCACTAgcctgccacacacacacacagagaatCGAGGAGACGGGGACACAACACACGGCTGAATTGGAGGCAAAAAAGCCAAGGCAATGAAACAAATGTACCACAAAAACTGTTGACGACATATAGAGAGCagcgaaagagagagcgcGCGAGGCACTCAGTGGTCGAGGGAAGGAGATAAGGAGGAGGGTGTAATGACGGACGCAGGACAACAGCGGCAAAAgggataaaataaaataataacagcaGCCGCCACAGCGGCAGCAGAACGCTAAGCCTGAGAGGTAAAGCCATGAAAACGGattaaaacacaaaaagcaGGTACAAAAGGAGCATAAAAAGTTAAGAACTAATCTCACGAGAAACTACAGTCAGCTCTCACCACTTTCCATACGttcattcatttaaaaaaatccttgttttaaattatcgCAACTTTATCgtaattaagttttatatttaggGCTCATAAGACCCTATTGAAGAGTGAGGGCTCATGAAAAAGTTGTCATATCCTTGAAGCTTACTCCCCTTAATCTAAACTtatctataaattatatagttTCAGTTTTGTATCTCCATCCAAAACCTTAACCTATGCTAATGCTACATATCTAGTCCCtgtttatttcttttgttaGTGTATAGTATAAATATCTCGTTTATAGAACCTTGCCCTTTATATCTTTCTATTGATCTAGTAAGTCTATATCTTAATAGAAGACTGACATACGTTTTATATTGCAGTAAATTGCTGAGACTTTTCCCTTACTGAATGTACAGATACACGTTTAGCATGTGACAGATTTGAATTGTACGGGCTTGACTCTGATTATTGGCATATTgcaattgtttaattaattcgaCCTT
It contains:
- the kis gene encoding pneumococcal serine-rich repeat protein isoform X11, which translates into the protein MEVIKPMDFSSFSAFCEHLNKSSQIAAATATTTATTATMPTTLSNGNGIYLEKMERQGKMELAAKERESQRLQLIPKKWNRREEYEFLRVLTGYGIDLHQSTMGGVSGGGGSPDWTKFKQMAHLERKSDETLTDYYKVFVAMCKRQAGMKLAESERGLEGIIEEIDKEHAKLILDRLELLAKLREVARNPHLEERLKLCTMNADTPDWWEAGRHDKELITAVLKHGLYRSETFIFNDPNFSFGESERRFIRELEAQIQRTIKLEAFNAEKAEKLAAAEKAAAAEKAAAVAAAEKTAAVKNEVIDLDDELMTDDSVIKKEATPATTPLKDEVKAEASPEKKDAEDAEKKSQEENEEPAKIETEAEEQAADKVVKEEEEQVKAEVSDKEDEAEADKVPVLATAEADKKIDSEAEGEPKTSDDKMEVEEEQPAISENGEKKDEEATVVSPEKPTAETEEKKSSGEEKPAEAAPADEETSKMDVDEAATKVEETESTEKSEESPEKEAEADKGATKTDEEKPEEESKEDSKEADTKGKDKEEKPESAASEAETVVSPKKKPANDQEILDLVAGPTDPDDDEVMKEKEKAVEEECKKQAAELKARFPDLEVIQPAAVKQQKLEKPKLEMCMIRWFKDFALERRIAHIVACVEGGKWPVDIKYSAFAGCKAGVTDLSIALHESIPHLSSLERRSTTPDVITITTDQGVTKHLQASQMQQVAASSASSSAASQGAGSQSKSTPTLPGLDANSINAAVAAAVAAAAAGGNATSLSSLLPGMSLSAASGVSSASSAGLGGGLNVPNAGGGSGVGKKRKRHIAIDVETERAKLHALLNSSTMAPKDWESEIANMEALTGGGSSGRGRGGSSSSAALSGMQPPPAHQHASLSRQSSGQFSKPAVPALKTPPPSMGAPMDLSSSLPKMNMTEMLKSASSAGAIDLSEVQDFSMPSKKSSVHAALSSAFPSMGGSKSKLDDTLNKLMKKNNCTIEEPVIGKEKKRKKLDEIVLGLSAAKEQKTFPDPSLPSSSSSSKKPQIPPSVSVTPANLQSSASQQQLNQKPFTITVTTVPGKSKSGGTGAGGSSSASGSSSGGGSGLSALQNMAMGGLSSKDSLNALLAQTMATDPQTFLKQQQKMMQFLPPAQRKAYENMLAEMEQAMKLSPKFSSAAATNSPHDVKVNKWLSDMTSPLGDQLSIDYVGGGGGGGASGSNSRRSNRQQSSSSASQMQKQQQQQQQQQQQQHSMAAGPQNLTGEEPVPVINKQTGKRLGGNKAPQLKRLMQWLTENPNYEVDPKWLEQMQNPMSAPSPKPASSSMDSSYGSPAVKSHGGRPSSNSSNASSSSHTQQQQQQQQSSAAAQSPAGGGSSKKSSRNQQTAAAAALDQAALQFGSLAGLNPSLLANLPGLGAFDPKNPLAAFDPKNPLLSMSFGGMPGMGNIPGLGNLNNMNLFASLAGMGGLGNLAGMDTQSLAALMAAAGPTLGGLTGSAGGAGSGKSQGQSSSAASSSSASKKKQQQQQQQQQQQQAAAAAAAQQQAQNEAAQLAAAISASSGGGSSGGGGNGGGGGGGKNAAASASQQLAAGFPFLFPNPSLLYPPMGLGGLNPYSLGSSGLGSAYDQLAQQYNLLNGGATSSASNTSSTQSKSHQSQSSKSSQSRNASASASAAASLMNAMASMGGGGASTVTTPSSSSSGRGRQSSSSRSQAQTTPTAADMAQLSSLLMPGADPHLLESLSRMSNMDLAQATRLMSSLGMPPLPGTAGGASSSSAASSGSKRSSSSSSQQQVNEANAQAKEQQKWFESLARGALPTDLAALQAFSQGKMPSTSSSSNAGGSSSASSKNSKSSSSASAAAAAAAAAAAAAAAQLPQIPGMSSDFSQAFLAEMAAQAMAAAGGSLPLSGPGSLASLAGLTGGSAGGSSGGGGSSGSSSSSKRQREQDAFKQQMDYYTKTLGLGSGISLIPTSSASSSASSSANAAAAAYAAALDAEQQHQQQQQQKSKRSRSEMHPTKEELAAAAMAAGLPLNLGASMSSIEKSLRGGSSSSSSTPAPLSGGDHQQDKVTLTPLNASGGSGSSSAAGLAANLPSQTTITIAPPISSGASTSSERSERSESRISLTITNAADAAKLPPPYEEADELIIQPILKKPSAAASAPAPGSSHGGSVEDLDTAGAGAVANLSGSSTSSAAAAAAAAAAAEENRRSSNRLKRPRSSGNEQAAAAPGSAVEGQPPEKRRELRSTRHTRSSADASTLNLSAGSESGAEERNE